A DNA window from Capnocytophaga sp. ARDL2 contains the following coding sequences:
- a CDS encoding helix-turn-helix domain-containing protein: MKLLTHHNQEITDYMAQIEALKAQTEFILKNFRPVFGGEIYLTGKEVCELLHITRRTLQQYRDDKLLPYIQIGGKILFKESDLQHILEANYHK, translated from the coding sequence ATGAAATTACTCACGCATCATAACCAAGAAATTACCGATTATATGGCTCAAATAGAAGCCCTAAAAGCCCAAACGGAATTTATCCTTAAAAACTTTCGTCCTGTGTTTGGTGGTGAAATCTACCTAACGGGGAAAGAGGTTTGTGAGCTACTGCATATCACTAGAAGAACCCTACAACAATATCGTGATGACAAGCTACTTCCATACATTCAAATCGGTGGAAAAATCCTTTTTAAAGAAAGTGATTTACAACATATTTTAGAAGCGAATTATCACAAATAA
- a CDS encoding helix-turn-helix domain-containing protein, with protein MEVIVIEKAIFEQTHQELEQLIGTLQSVVNSYKGLCLQEKWLDTQEVCLMLGISKRALQGYKDRKILPYSSIQRKNYFKRSDVEQLLASQNSQNTKVTENEITHAS; from the coding sequence ATGGAAGTGATTGTCATTGAAAAAGCGATTTTTGAGCAAACGCATCAAGAATTAGAACAGCTTATAGGAACCTTACAAAGTGTAGTGAATAGCTACAAAGGACTTTGTTTACAAGAAAAGTGGTTGGACACCCAAGAGGTCTGTTTAATGCTTGGTATCAGCAAAAGGGCATTGCAAGGTTACAAAGACCGAAAAATTTTGCCGTATTCGTCCATTCAACGCAAGAATTATTTCAAACGAAGCGATGTAGAACAATTGTTGGCTTCTCAAAATTCTCAAAACACCAAAGTGACCGAAAATGAAATTACTCACGCATCATAA